In Lycium barbarum isolate Lr01 chromosome 9, ASM1917538v2, whole genome shotgun sequence, the DNA window ttGTTAATCCCCGAACGGACAAAGGTCAGTAAACTAGGAGAAATTACCTATCTCGGCTAAAAGCTGAGGATACTTTCTACGCATATCAGTTTCTGTTTCCTAAGTAGCATCCTCTACCGGATGATTCTTCCACTGGATTTCCacagaggctatttccttggacctcaatttGCGAACATTCCTATTTAAGATGGCAACGGGCTCCTCCTCATATGAAAAATTTTCATCTATTAAAATCGAATCCCAACAGATTATGTATGAACCATCCCCGtgatacctcttcaacatcgaaacatggaacactagATGAATGCCTGATAAACTCGGGGGAaagaccaacttataagccacctCCCCCATACACTTGAGGATCTCAAATGGTACTATATATCTCGGCACACTCTTCAtaggtgagaccttcaacaataCTTGTTCTCCCTCtgcaaactcaagatctcggaccttgcagcccgcatactccttttgcctgCTCTGCGCTGCTAGAAGCTTgacttgaatcaccttcaccttctctagggactctcgTAGAAGATCGGTGccccaaggtctcacctcgatcacatcgaaccatccaataggagacctaaACCTCCTCTCATACAACTcctcaaacggagccatat includes these proteins:
- the LOC132611946 gene encoding uncharacterized protein LOC132611946, encoding MAPFEELYERRFRSPIGWFDVIEVRPWGTDLLRESLEKVKVIQVKLLAAQSRQKEYAGCKVRDLEFAEGEQVLLKVSPMKSVPRYIVPFEILKCMGEVAYKLVFPPSLSGIHLVFHVSMLKRYHGDGSYIICWDSILIDENFSYEEEPVAILNRNVRKLRSKEIASVEIQWKNHPVEDAT